The Gemmatimonadota bacterium genome has a segment encoding these proteins:
- a CDS encoding succinate dehydrogenase/fumarate reductase iron-sulfur subunit has translation MKLTLKVWRQPGPKATGKFVQYSTTADEHMSFLEMLDVVNEELLAKGDEPIAFDHDCREGICGSCALMINGAPHGPRKATTTCQLHMRTFKDGDTIVIEPWRAAAFPVLRDLVVDRTALDRIIAVGGYISAPTGSAQDGNAIPIPKEDSDLAMDAASCIGCGACVAACPNASAMLFTAAKVSHLGRLPQGQPERDRRVLAMVQQMDEEGFGGCTNYGECQEACPKDISVENIARMNRDWVRATLSDRGEAVASAGTG, from the coding sequence ATGAAATTGACGCTTAAGGTCTGGCGTCAGCCCGGACCCAAGGCCACCGGCAAGTTCGTGCAGTACAGCACGACCGCCGATGAGCACATGTCGTTCCTCGAAATGCTCGATGTCGTCAACGAGGAATTGCTCGCCAAGGGTGACGAGCCGATCGCGTTCGATCACGATTGCCGAGAGGGGATCTGCGGCAGCTGCGCCCTGATGATCAACGGTGCGCCGCACGGTCCACGGAAGGCGACGACCACGTGCCAGTTGCACATGCGCACGTTCAAGGACGGCGATACCATCGTGATCGAACCGTGGCGCGCCGCCGCCTTCCCGGTCCTTCGGGACCTGGTCGTGGACCGGACCGCGCTCGACCGGATCATCGCGGTGGGTGGCTATATCTCGGCCCCGACCGGATCGGCGCAGGATGGCAATGCGATCCCGATTCCGAAGGAAGATTCCGACCTGGCGATGGACGCGGCGAGCTGCATCGGGTGCGGGGCGTGTGTCGCCGCCTGCCCCAATGCGTCTGCTATGCTGTTCACTGCGGCCAAGGTGAGCCACCTCGGCCGGCTCCCTCAAGGGCAGCCCGAACGTGACCGACGGGTACTGGCGATGGTCCAGCAGATGGACGAAGAGGGTTTCGGCGGCTGCACCAACTACGGCGAGTGTCAGGAAGCATGTCCAAAGGATATTTCGGTCGAGAATATCGCGCGGATGAACCGCGACTGGGTGCGCGCTACGCTCTCCGATCGGGGAGAGGCCGTGGCCTCGGCAGGCACCGGCTGA
- a CDS encoding M20/M25/M40 family metallo-hydrolase, which produces MTRRALLAALPLLVTATPITAQQLPGFTAARSARENALETRLQAVPDTASARRHVHVLAGRPHVAGTPAQKATADYVLRQMKSWGLDTSRATFKVYLPYHDSTIVERITPTRQRLDLTEPPVPGDSTTFLPSWPAMNGNSGAGDVTAGLVYVNYGLPNDYARLDSLGVSVKGKVAIVRYGRSFRGIKAREAEAHGARALIIYSDPFDDGFTRGEVYPKGPYRNAQGVQRGSIFNGYGDATTPGWASTSNAKRLPEDSLAVPHIPVVPIGYGNAELLMRDMAGPAAPEGWQGGMNFPYHVGDGVLQARVAVWPERGNRAYKTIYDTFGMIRGSELPNEWVIIGGHRDGWGPGAADNVSGTVSILEAARAWGNALKNGDRPRRTLVFATWDAEEWGLVGSTEWVESMPDSLQAKAVAYINQDVAASGRSFGASGTASLHALLRDVTRTVGQPGDTGSVYQSWGRGRGATARSEPTLGDLGGGSDFSGFYNHLGIPALEFGFGGAGGVYHSAYDTWAFNERFGDVGYLSHAAAGRISAVLMGRLGNADILPFDHEALGNYLAALASRVERGTAPALQGDFLRLRMAAVGLAQASARFNTARESALAAGATSARINAVNASVRKLEQGLTRTSGLVGRPFMRNLIFAADRDNGYANIALPGVSEALRDHDQDRARRELADLRQRIEAATVQMRLATVVLSR; this is translated from the coding sequence ATGACCCGTCGTGCCCTGCTCGCTGCGCTGCCGCTGCTGGTCACCGCAACTCCCATCACGGCGCAGCAGCTGCCGGGATTCACTGCCGCACGGTCTGCTCGCGAGAACGCACTCGAGACTCGACTGCAGGCCGTACCCGACACGGCCTCGGCGCGTCGGCACGTTCACGTCCTCGCCGGGCGGCCGCACGTCGCGGGAACACCGGCACAGAAGGCAACCGCGGACTACGTGCTGCGTCAGATGAAGTCGTGGGGTCTCGACACCTCGCGGGCGACCTTCAAGGTGTACCTGCCGTACCACGACTCGACCATCGTCGAACGGATCACTCCGACGCGGCAACGGCTCGATCTCACTGAGCCACCGGTCCCGGGCGACTCGACGACCTTTCTGCCGAGCTGGCCGGCAATGAATGGCAACTCGGGTGCGGGTGACGTCACCGCCGGGCTTGTCTACGTCAACTACGGTCTTCCTAACGACTACGCCCGTCTTGATTCGCTTGGCGTCTCGGTGAAGGGGAAAGTGGCCATCGTGCGGTATGGCCGCTCGTTCCGCGGCATCAAGGCGCGCGAGGCGGAGGCGCACGGTGCGCGCGCGTTGATCATCTACTCGGACCCGTTCGATGATGGCTTCACCCGCGGCGAGGTCTATCCCAAGGGTCCGTACCGCAACGCGCAGGGTGTGCAGCGTGGGTCGATCTTCAACGGCTACGGCGACGCCACGACGCCAGGCTGGGCGTCAACCAGCAACGCCAAGCGGCTCCCCGAAGATTCGCTCGCCGTGCCGCACATTCCGGTGGTGCCGATCGGCTATGGCAACGCCGAGCTGCTGATGCGTGATATGGCCGGCCCCGCTGCTCCGGAAGGGTGGCAGGGTGGGATGAACTTCCCCTACCACGTTGGCGACGGTGTGCTCCAGGCACGCGTTGCCGTGTGGCCGGAGCGGGGCAATCGCGCCTACAAGACGATCTACGACACCTTCGGAATGATCCGCGGTAGCGAGCTGCCGAACGAGTGGGTCATCATCGGCGGGCACCGTGACGGCTGGGGTCCTGGAGCGGCCGACAATGTCTCGGGAACCGTGAGCATTCTCGAGGCGGCACGGGCGTGGGGCAACGCGCTCAAGAATGGTGACCGGCCGCGGCGCACACTGGTGTTCGCAACGTGGGACGCGGAAGAATGGGGGCTGGTCGGCTCGACCGAGTGGGTTGAATCGATGCCCGATTCGCTGCAGGCGAAGGCCGTCGCGTACATCAACCAGGATGTCGCGGCATCGGGTCGCTCCTTCGGCGCGAGCGGCACTGCCTCGCTGCATGCGCTGTTGCGCGATGTAACCCGTACCGTCGGCCAGCCTGGCGATACCGGCTCGGTGTACCAGTCATGGGGCCGCGGACGTGGGGCCACCGCACGCAGCGAACCCACCCTTGGCGATCTTGGCGGCGGCTCTGACTTTTCCGGTTTCTACAACCACCTCGGCATTCCTGCGCTCGAATTCGGCTTTGGCGGCGCGGGCGGCGTGTACCACTCGGCGTATGATACCTGGGCCTTCAACGAGCGGTTCGGTGACGTCGGCTATCTCAGTCACGCTGCGGCTGGACGGATCTCCGCGGTGCTGATGGGACGCCTGGGCAACGCCGACATTCTTCCCTTTGATCACGAAGCGCTCGGCAACTATCTGGCGGCACTCGCTTCACGTGTGGAACGGGGCACGGCACCAGCGCTCCAGGGCGATTTCCTCCGGCTGCGGATGGCGGCCGTCGGGCTGGCCCAGGCCTCGGCGCGCTTCAACACCGCGCGCGAGAGTGCGCTCGCGGCTGGAGCCACCTCAGCACGAATCAATGCGGTGAATGCGAGTGTCCGAAAGCTGGAGCAGGGGCTCACGCGCACCAGCGGCCTCGTCGGTCGTCCGTTCATGCGCAACCTGATCTTTGCGGCCGATCGCGACAACGGCTACGCCAACATCGCCTTGCCCGGGGTGAGTGAGGCGCTTCGCGATCACGACCAGGATCGTGCCCGCCGCGAACTCGCCGACCTGCGTCAGCGGATCGAAGCTGCCACCGTGCAGATGCGGCTCGCTACGGTCGTACTGAGCCGCTAG
- a CDS encoding succinate dehydrogenase cytochrome b subunit — MNRIIALWQTAVGKKVAMAVTGLALVLFLVSHMISNVLVFENPQHLDDYGAWLRSFGPLLWVARLGLLAAVSIHIAAAWQLTQMARAARPADYNRHELRVSSYAARTMRWGGVLLLVFIVFHIFHLTLGTVHPDFVEGAVSQNLKTGLEVKPVAAFYALAMVFLGLHLGHGIWSVFQTLGLNHPAWNKTRKVIAVTLAVLVAGGLLSIPVAALLGLL, encoded by the coding sequence ATGAACCGAATCATTGCCCTGTGGCAGACAGCCGTCGGGAAGAAGGTCGCGATGGCGGTCACCGGTCTCGCGCTGGTGCTCTTCCTGGTTTCGCACATGATCTCGAACGTGCTGGTGTTCGAGAATCCCCAGCACCTCGATGACTACGGCGCGTGGCTGCGCTCGTTCGGCCCGCTGCTCTGGGTGGCGCGGCTCGGCTTGCTGGCAGCCGTCAGCATCCACATTGCCGCCGCGTGGCAGCTGACGCAGATGGCGCGCGCAGCGAGGCCCGCCGACTATAACCGGCATGAACTGCGGGTGTCCTCCTATGCCGCCCGCACGATGCGCTGGGGCGGGGTGCTACTGCTGGTCTTCATCGTCTTTCATATTTTCCATCTCACGCTCGGCACGGTGCACCCGGACTTCGTCGAGGGCGCCGTATCGCAGAACCTGAAGACCGGCCTCGAAGTGAAGCCGGTCGCCGCGTTCTACGCGCTGGCGATGGTCTTTCTCGGACTGCATCTCGGCCACGGCATCTGGTCGGTCTTCCAGACCCTCGGGCTCAATCATCCCGCGTGGAACAAGACGCGCAAGGTGATTGCGGTCACGCTGGCCGTACTCGTGGCGGGGGGCTTGTTGAGCATCCCGGTCGCCGCGCTTCTCGGACTACTCTGA
- a CDS encoding fumarate reductase/succinate dehydrogenase flavoprotein subunit has protein sequence MNLDAKVPGGPLEDKWDRHKKDLRLVSPANKRKFDVIIVGSGLAGASAAASLAELGYNVSCFCFQDSPRRAHSIAAQGGINAAKNYQNDGDSSWRLFHDTIKGGDFRAREGNVYRLAQVSANIIDQCVAQGVPFAREYGGLLANRSFGGAQVSRTFYARGQTGQQLLIGAYQALERQIGKGTVTMYSRHEMLELVVVNGRARGIVARDLVTGEMQSFAAHTVVLGTGGYGNAFYLSTNAKGCNVTAAYRAYKKGAGFANPCFTQIHPTCIPVAGDFQSKLTLMSESLRNDGRVWVPKRAGDTRKPADIPEAERDYYLERKYPSYGNLAPRDIASRAAKEACDDGLGVGPGGRGVFLDFSSAIKRLGEDTIRERYGNLFEMYERITDENPYQTPMRIYPAVHYTMGGLWVDYNLMSNLPGLHVIGEANFSDHGANRLGASALMQGLADGYFILPYTIGDYLAGAKLEAVDTSHQAFRDAETEANARLGKLLAIDGTRSVDSFHKELGHILWEKCGMARDRAGLQEALARIPALRAEFWENVKVPGSAETLNQSLEKAGRVADFLEFGELMCSDALIREESCGGHFRTEYQTEDGEALRDDDRFAHAAVWEYQGENQTPVRHIEPLTFEFVKLATRSYK, from the coding sequence ATGAATCTCGACGCAAAAGTTCCTGGCGGCCCGCTCGAAGACAAATGGGATCGGCACAAGAAGGACCTTCGCCTGGTGTCGCCAGCGAACAAGCGGAAGTTCGACGTGATCATCGTCGGCTCCGGACTGGCGGGTGCCTCGGCAGCGGCATCGCTCGCCGAGCTTGGCTACAACGTCTCCTGTTTCTGTTTCCAGGACTCACCCCGCCGGGCCCACTCGATCGCGGCGCAGGGCGGCATCAACGCGGCCAAGAACTACCAGAACGACGGCGACTCCTCCTGGCGACTGTTCCACGACACCATCAAGGGCGGCGACTTCCGGGCGCGTGAGGGGAACGTCTACCGACTTGCCCAGGTCTCGGCCAACATCATCGATCAGTGCGTGGCGCAGGGCGTCCCGTTCGCGCGCGAGTATGGCGGCCTGCTCGCCAATCGTTCGTTCGGCGGCGCCCAGGTCTCGCGCACGTTCTACGCGCGCGGCCAGACGGGTCAGCAATTGCTGATCGGGGCCTACCAGGCCCTCGAGCGGCAGATCGGCAAGGGCACCGTAACGATGTATTCGCGTCACGAGATGCTCGAACTGGTCGTGGTCAACGGTCGGGCCCGTGGCATCGTGGCGCGCGACCTCGTCACCGGCGAGATGCAGTCGTTCGCGGCGCACACCGTGGTGCTCGGCACCGGCGGTTACGGCAATGCGTTCTACCTCTCGACCAACGCCAAGGGGTGCAACGTCACGGCGGCCTATCGTGCCTACAAGAAGGGCGCCGGCTTTGCCAATCCCTGCTTCACGCAGATTCACCCGACCTGCATCCCGGTCGCTGGTGACTTCCAGTCGAAGCTGACGCTGATGTCGGAGTCGTTGCGGAATGATGGTCGCGTCTGGGTGCCGAAGCGGGCGGGCGACACGCGCAAGCCGGCGGACATTCCCGAAGCCGAGCGCGATTACTACCTCGAGCGCAAGTACCCGAGCTACGGCAACCTCGCACCGCGTGACATCGCCTCGCGTGCTGCCAAGGAAGCCTGCGACGATGGGCTGGGTGTCGGCCCTGGCGGGCGTGGGGTGTTCCTGGACTTCTCAAGTGCCATCAAGCGCCTGGGCGAAGACACCATTCGCGAGCGCTATGGCAACCTGTTCGAGATGTACGAGCGGATCACCGACGAGAATCCGTATCAGACCCCGATGCGGATCTACCCCGCGGTCCATTACACGATGGGCGGGCTCTGGGTCGACTACAACCTGATGAGCAACCTGCCGGGACTGCACGTCATCGGCGAGGCAAACTTCTCGGACCACGGTGCCAACCGCCTCGGCGCATCCGCGTTGATGCAGGGGCTGGCCGACGGATATTTCATCCTGCCGTACACCATCGGCGATTATCTCGCGGGCGCCAAGCTGGAAGCGGTTGACACCTCGCATCAGGCGTTCCGTGATGCCGAGACCGAGGCGAATGCCCGGCTTGGCAAGTTGCTGGCGATCGACGGCACGCGCTCGGTGGATTCGTTCCACAAGGAACTGGGGCACATCCTCTGGGAGAAGTGCGGCATGGCGCGTGATCGCGCCGGCCTGCAGGAGGCTCTCGCCCGTATCCCTGCTTTGCGCGCCGAGTTCTGGGAAAACGTGAAGGTTCCCGGATCGGCCGAGACGCTCAACCAGTCGCTCGAGAAGGCCGGGCGCGTTGCCGACTTCCTCGAATTCGGTGAGCTGATGTGCTCCGACGCGCTGATTCGCGAGGAATCATGTGGCGGACACTTCCGGACAGAGTACCAGACCGAAGACGGCGAGGCGCTGCGCGATGACGACCGATTCGCACACGCTGCCGTGTGGGAATATCAGGGCGAGAACCAGACGCCGGTACGACATATCGAGCCGCTCACCTTCGAGTTCGTGAAGCTGGCGACGAGGTCATATAAATGA
- a CDS encoding Ig-like domain-containing protein: MRFRTFLTALLLVGAACNSGTDANSDVVIAAAGGNQQTGVTGAALATPLKVKAVDGLGAPLTGIVIDWSVQSGGGSVTPSTSTTDANGFATATLTLGAAAGSTVVKATQRGSSASVLFSATSELPITVRIFQGNNQSGTAGQPLNSQLRVQVLENGLAISPSRTVQWAATSGGVTFSSAASTTDAAGIANVNATLGNGNGVQTATATLEGTSSTVTFTFNSFASTSNPILTATVPIPANYGIHDTYVRDGIAFVLAWNSGVMIYDVGNGIRDGSPVNPVLMSTIVPNDNGVTGGAQAHNAWWFHNPVTGAKKYLFVGQEGPGSIGGSSSGDIHVLDVSNLLAPVEVGSIHVPNAGTHNFWMDEQRQVLYAAYYNGGVVAVDVSGTLAGDLSNRIVAQAKPGGPGNTYIWGVMLANGTLYATDMLSGFWALDPVTLATKGGGNNAPERFGSDQWVTGAWAYSGSWGVRSGVAGNALKIWSLGTPGGIPVLIDSIKIPNVNTLSDVAVTPDGKALVVTAENGGGAGMYILDRVDPRRPVVRGAVVVSQGIHTGEIAVINGRTYVFAARDPALPALLIYDITGVVP; the protein is encoded by the coding sequence ATGCGTTTCCGGACTTTCCTGACGGCACTCCTCCTCGTCGGTGCCGCGTGCAACAGCGGCACTGACGCCAACAGCGATGTTGTCATTGCGGCGGCCGGCGGAAATCAGCAGACCGGTGTGACTGGCGCGGCGCTGGCGACGCCACTGAAGGTCAAGGCGGTCGATGGCCTCGGGGCGCCGCTGACCGGGATCGTGATTGACTGGTCGGTGCAATCGGGCGGCGGCAGTGTGACGCCATCCACTTCAACGACGGATGCCAACGGATTCGCCACGGCGACACTGACCCTCGGCGCGGCCGCAGGAAGCACCGTCGTCAAGGCGACGCAGCGCGGCAGCAGCGCGAGCGTCCTCTTCAGTGCGACGAGTGAACTCCCCATCACCGTCCGGATCTTCCAGGGCAATAACCAGAGCGGGACGGCGGGCCAGCCCCTCAACTCCCAGCTTCGGGTGCAGGTACTCGAGAACGGCCTGGCGATCTCCCCCTCGCGCACAGTCCAGTGGGCTGCGACCTCGGGCGGCGTCACCTTCTCGTCGGCCGCGAGTACGACCGACGCCGCCGGCATCGCCAACGTGAATGCGACGCTGGGCAACGGCAATGGGGTCCAGACGGCAACCGCGACACTGGAAGGGACGAGCTCAACCGTCACCTTCACCTTCAATTCGTTCGCATCGACCAGCAACCCGATTCTCACGGCGACCGTGCCGATTCCGGCCAACTACGGCATCCACGATACCTATGTCCGGGATGGCATCGCCTTCGTGCTCGCATGGAACAGCGGTGTGATGATCTACGACGTGGGTAACGGCATCCGGGACGGCTCGCCGGTAAACCCCGTCCTGATGTCAACCATCGTTCCGAATGACAATGGTGTCACGGGCGGTGCGCAGGCACACAATGCCTGGTGGTTCCACAACCCGGTGACCGGCGCCAAGAAGTACCTCTTTGTCGGCCAGGAAGGTCCGGGGTCGATCGGCGGATCCTCGTCAGGAGACATCCACGTTCTCGATGTCTCGAATTTGCTGGCTCCGGTCGAGGTCGGGTCGATCCACGTCCCGAACGCAGGCACCCACAACTTCTGGATGGACGAGCAGCGCCAGGTTCTGTACGCGGCGTATTACAATGGCGGCGTCGTCGCCGTGGACGTCTCGGGTACACTTGCCGGCGACCTCTCCAACCGCATCGTTGCCCAGGCGAAGCCGGGAGGTCCTGGCAATACCTACATCTGGGGCGTGATGCTCGCGAACGGCACCCTCTACGCGACCGACATGCTCAGCGGCTTCTGGGCGCTCGATCCGGTCACGCTCGCGACCAAGGGTGGCGGCAACAACGCGCCGGAACGCTTCGGTTCCGATCAGTGGGTTACTGGCGCGTGGGCGTACAGCGGCAGCTGGGGCGTCCGCAGCGGCGTCGCCGGCAACGCCCTGAAGATCTGGTCGCTCGGCACTCCCGGGGGCATCCCGGTGCTGATCGACTCGATCAAGATCCCGAACGTCAACACGCTGAGCGACGTCGCAGTGACACCCGATGGCAAGGCGCTCGTGGTGACTGCTGAGAATGGCGGCGGGGCCGGGATGTACATCCTTGATCGCGTGGACCCCCGCCGTCCGGTCGTACGCGGAGCTGTTGTCGTCTCACAGGGGATTCATACCGGGGAGATCGCGGTCATCAACGGCAGGACTTATGTCTTTGCGGCGCGCGACCCGGCCCTGCCGGCGCTGCTGATCTACGATATCACGGGCGTCGTGCCCTGA
- the mdh gene encoding malate dehydrogenase: MFEKITVVGAGNVGATAAQRVAEKHLAKTVVMVDVVEGVPQGKALDQWQSAPVEGFSGRVLGTNDYDLAAGSELFIVTAGIARKPGMSRDDLVKTNAGIVKSVGENIKRVAPNAIVIVVSNPLDAMCYVMREATGFPRERVIGMAGVLDTARYRMFLSEAMDVSVEDIQAMVLGGHGDTMVPLISYTTVSGIPVTQLLAADKLEAIVTRARNGGAEIVAHLKTGSAYYAPSSAAVQMAEAIVLDKRRILPCSAWLQGEFGLKDVYCGVPCLLGRNGLEKIVSITLTDAEMAALHQSAEAVRAIQAIV; encoded by the coding sequence ATGTTCGAGAAGATCACAGTGGTTGGGGCAGGGAACGTTGGCGCCACGGCAGCTCAGCGGGTTGCCGAGAAGCATCTGGCCAAGACCGTGGTGATGGTCGACGTGGTGGAGGGTGTCCCGCAGGGGAAGGCACTCGACCAGTGGCAGTCGGCACCGGTCGAAGGCTTCAGCGGGCGGGTCCTGGGTACCAACGACTACGACCTGGCTGCGGGATCCGAACTCTTCATCGTCACCGCCGGCATCGCCCGCAAGCCGGGAATGAGCCGCGACGATCTCGTCAAGACCAACGCCGGTATCGTCAAGTCGGTCGGCGAGAACATCAAGCGAGTGGCACCGAACGCCATCGTCATTGTGGTCTCCAATCCGCTCGATGCGATGTGCTACGTCATGCGCGAGGCCACCGGCTTCCCGCGCGAACGTGTCATTGGCATGGCAGGAGTCCTCGATACCGCGCGCTACCGGATGTTCCTCTCCGAAGCGATGGACGTCTCGGTCGAGGATATCCAGGCGATGGTACTCGGCGGTCACGGCGACACGATGGTGCCGCTGATCTCCTACACCACGGTCTCCGGCATCCCGGTGACGCAGCTCCTCGCCGCCGACAAGCTCGAAGCCATCGTGACTCGCGCCCGGAATGGCGGCGCCGAGATTGTGGCCCACCTCAAGACCGGCTCGGCCTACTACGCTCCGAGCTCCGCCGCGGTGCAAATGGCCGAAGCGATCGTGCTCGACAAGCGCCGGATCCTGCCGTGTTCGGCCTGGCTCCAGGGCGAGTTCGGGCTGAAGGATGTGTACTGCGGGGTCCCGTGCCTGCTCGGCCGGAACGGACTCGAGAAGATCGTCTCGATCACGCTGACCGACGCCGAGATGGCGGCACTCCACCAATCGGCGGAGGCCGTGCGGGCGATTCAGGCGATCGTCTGA
- a CDS encoding TrmH family RNA methyltransferase, translating to MPLHIALLEPRTPTTTAAVAKRCATVDASLHLVGPLGFGAEEPAFRTSADVDWDALDWWLHPGWRDFRDAMRRDRCIYFAANGTRDPAEAPFRSNSVLVFGDESLGLPDKIREKYPERVFRLPGGKGRGKPDLPAAVEATLAFAAERAGKPPAEGGAGSDRRRSRSRRPR from the coding sequence ATGCCGCTACATATCGCCCTGCTTGAGCCCCGCACCCCCACTACCACGGCGGCGGTTGCCAAGCGCTGCGCCACGGTCGACGCCTCGCTCCATCTGGTCGGGCCGCTCGGATTCGGTGCCGAGGAGCCGGCATTCCGCACTTCGGCCGACGTCGACTGGGACGCCCTCGACTGGTGGCTGCATCCCGGCTGGCGCGACTTCCGCGACGCGATGCGCCGCGACCGCTGCATCTACTTCGCGGCCAACGGGACGCGCGATCCGGCCGAGGCCCCGTTCCGCTCGAATAGCGTCCTGGTATTCGGCGACGAATCACTCGGGCTCCCGGACAAGATCAGGGAGAAATACCCCGAGCGCGTTTTCCGCCTCCCCGGCGGCAAGGGCCGTGGCAAGCCCGATCTGCCTGCGGCCGTCGAGGCGACGCTCGCCTTCGCCGCCGAGCGGGCGGGGAAGCCGCCGGCCGAGGGTGGCGCTGGCAGCGACCGGCGGCGCTCGCGGAGTCGTCGGCCGCGCTGA
- a CDS encoding toll/interleukin-1 receptor domain-containing protein: MAHDVFISYSSTDQPAALAVLHGMEAAGIRCWIAPRDIEPGAIWAQSIMEGITGCRVMVVVFSANANRSPHVINEVDAAVRKGAIIVPYRIEDVLPDGAMEYHLRTRHWLDALTPNTTQHTAELAAQVGAILQSHPSTRTMPTPPPRPMPKDLPPRRPPNAPAQTRRWRLPSTPAGWQRFRLASITGAAAVLALFFWFSRDRPVGKVAITVREVSGSGNNQSSIRMTSGQLRFFEAGDNIPAAGQRAYTQRFLASATRYVDVEVQLDYEAPNREITVPIACTLTSKGGQVITAITINAKIQPSWTSSLHVQGWGSAAGGFWKPDRYRVECRYGDKLLGRNWFEVTTDASRVSSAVTPAPRNDAPLAEASPWREIRARVTGIRTFAMGDAVPEMAARQTTTSFPASSTGYVGVEVTLAFDAPGRRLQASLNCRVLRNRTEEMGRMALAYDINASWQSAWAARGYGRSAPGVWTPGKYLVACDDGRRTLAQTPFEIR, translated from the coding sequence ATGGCGCACGACGTCTTCATCTCCTACTCCAGCACCGACCAGCCCGCGGCCCTCGCCGTACTGCACGGGATGGAGGCCGCCGGCATCCGCTGCTGGATCGCGCCCCGCGACATCGAGCCAGGCGCCATCTGGGCCCAGTCGATCATGGAAGGGATCACCGGCTGTCGCGTCATGGTGGTCGTCTTCTCGGCCAACGCAAATCGCTCCCCGCATGTCATCAACGAGGTGGACGCGGCGGTCCGGAAGGGTGCCATCATCGTCCCTTACCGGATCGAGGATGTGTTGCCGGATGGCGCGATGGAGTACCACCTCCGTACGCGTCACTGGCTGGATGCCCTCACCCCCAACACTACTCAGCACACCGCCGAGCTTGCGGCGCAGGTCGGTGCCATCCTGCAATCGCACCCGTCGACGCGCACGATGCCGACGCCGCCGCCGCGCCCGATGCCGAAGGACCTCCCGCCGCGGCGCCCTCCCAACGCTCCGGCACAGACCCGTCGTTGGCGGCTTCCCTCGACGCCGGCAGGATGGCAACGCTTCCGCCTCGCGAGCATCACCGGCGCTGCAGCAGTGCTTGCCTTGTTCTTCTGGTTCAGCAGGGATCGGCCGGTGGGCAAGGTCGCCATCACGGTGCGCGAAGTGAGCGGCTCCGGAAACAACCAGTCTTCGATCCGGATGACCAGCGGGCAGCTCCGCTTCTTCGAGGCGGGTGACAACATTCCGGCAGCGGGTCAGCGAGCGTACACGCAACGTTTTCTCGCGAGCGCGACGCGATACGTCGATGTCGAGGTGCAGCTTGACTACGAAGCACCCAATCGAGAGATCACGGTACCGATCGCATGCACGCTGACATCGAAGGGTGGCCAGGTCATCACCGCCATCACCATCAACGCGAAGATCCAGCCGAGTTGGACCTCGTCGTTGCACGTGCAGGGCTGGGGGAGTGCCGCTGGCGGGTTCTGGAAGCCTGACCGCTACCGGGTCGAGTGTCGTTATGGCGACAAGCTGCTTGGAAGGAACTGGTTCGAGGTAACCACGGATGCGAGCAGGGTCTCCAGCGCCGTAACCCCGGCGCCGCGCAACGATGCGCCCCTCGCCGAGGCGAGTCCATGGCGGGAGATCCGGGCGCGGGTCACCGGGATTCGTACCTTCGCGATGGGTGATGCGGTGCCGGAGATGGCGGCACGGCAGACCACGACCTCGTTCCCGGCGTCAAGCACCGGATATGTCGGTGTCGAGGTGACTCTCGCCTTCGATGCCCCCGGTCGGCGCTTGCAGGCGTCGCTCAACTGTCGCGTCCTGCGCAACCGGACCGAGGAGATGGGGCGGATGGCACTCGCCTACGACATCAATGCGAGCTGGCAGTCCGCGTGGGCCGCACGCGGTTACGGTCGCTCGGCCCCGGGAGTCTGGACGCCAGGAAAGTATCTCGTCGCCTGTGATGACGGGCGACGCACCCTCGCGCAGACTCCCTTCGAGATTCGCTGA